The DNA sequence GGGGCTTGCGGTGGCGTTGGGGCTCGCGGTGGCATCGGGCGCGGGGTTGCCTTTGGCGGGCGCTTTGCCGTTTGGCACCGGGCCCGGCGTGCCGGGGGCAGCGGCCTGCCCTGGCGGCCGGGTTGCCGCCTGCCGGGCCCGGGCGTCCTGGATGGGGTTGGGGTCGGTGCTGCTGAGGTGCTGCACGGCGTTGTCGCGCATCAGGCCCCGGTTGGCATTGCTGGCGCGGTGGGCCTGGGTGGCGGCCTCGGCCAGGGGCATTACTTTTTGCGGCGCGGGGGCCGGCGCGGCCACTGGGCCTGCGCCACTGCCCCGGTCGGGGCGGCGGGGCGGGGCGGCTACCTGGGGCCGGTACAGGGCCAGCGACTGCCCTTGAAAGCCCGTGCCCGGAGTGGTGCGGTTAGTCACGGCCAGGGGCTTGATGGCTTGGCCGGTGGCTTTTTCCACTTCGGCTCGGGCTGGGCCCGCTGGGTAGGCCGGCTGGCCCAGGCCGCCCCGGGCTGCGCCCGTCCGCCGGTCATCATCGGAGTGGCCAGGGCCGCCGTTGTTCACCACCGTCGTGTTATTTGTGTTGTTAACATTCACGTTGTTATTTACATACGTATTGTGGATAACTGTCGTGTTGTTGTACACCACCGTGGTTTGGGCGGGGAGCACGTAGTAGGTGGCGATGCGCGGACTGGCCACGTAGGCCGCCGGTACGAAGCACCACCGGTCGGGTACGGCCGGGGCATCGCCAAACGAAAACGAGAAGCCAATGTTGATGTGCACGCCGTTGCGCACCGGCGGGGGCCCCAGCGGGGCCCAGCCGTAGTAGCCCGCACTCTGGCGCCACGCCACCCAGGCGGGCCCCCAGGTGTAGCCCGGCACCCACAGCCAGCCGTAGCCGTCAGAGTAGCGCCAGCGCCCGTAGTGGAACGGGGCCCAGCCCCACTGGTAGTCCGATACCCAGGTCCAGCCGTAGTCCGTGTACACCCAGTGGCCGTTGGTGCGGTAGGGCTGGAAATCGGGCCCCGCGCCGGGCACCCAGGCGTAGCCGTAGTCGGGGTCGTTCACCCAAATGCCGTAGGGGCTCAGGGCATCGTAGAAGGTCTGGTAGCTGACGGCATCGGTGGGCGGGGGGGCCTGGGCGCGGGCCGGGCCCGTGAGCAAGCTGCCCGCGGCCAGCAGCAACGCAATGGCGGCAAATTTGAGACGAGGAAGCATGGTTGTGCGGGTATTTTAAACACCGCTTAGACCCTGAATTAAGGCGACGTTTAATGCTAAAGATGAATAAATTAGCTTCATCAAACCCCCATTTAAAATTGCGGTAAATAATAAAGCGGCTGCTTCGTTTATATCATTGAATCACAATGCGTGGCTGTCGAATTACTTTGCTCCGGGCCTCGTGCAGGCTCGCCACTGCCAACCATTTGGCTTCCATACTTGGTAAGTATTTTTCCTCCACAAACTTCCGTCCATTATAAATCATGAAAAAAGTGTACCAGCTTCGCCTCGTGCTCGGGGCCCTCCTCGGCCTGGCCGCCGCCGCGCCCGGCCGGGCGCAGGTCCCGCCGGCCTTCACGCCGCAAGTGCAGGCCTTCATCAAGGTGAACGCGCCCGTGGTGGCCCTCACCGACGCCAAGGTCATCGATGGTACCGGCCGGCCGGCGCTGCTGCACCAAACCGTGCTGTTGCGCGGCGGCCGCATCGCGCAGGTGGGGCCCACCAAAAAAGTAAAGGTGCCGCCCGGGGCCCAGGTTATCAGCTGTACGGGCAAAACGCTGATTCCCGGGCTGGTGATGCTGCACGAGCACCTATATTACACCATGCCGGCGGGCGGGCTTTTCAACATTGCCCAGATGCCGTACTCGTTTCCGCGCCTGTACCTGGCCGGCGGGGCCACCACCATCCGCACGGCCGGCAGCATCGAGCCGCAAACCGACCTTGCCATCCAGCGCCTTATCGGCGAAGGCAAGTTCATCGGCCCCGATATGGACGTGACCGCGCCCTACATGGAGGAACCGGGCATGGATATTCCGGCCCTGAACACCATTAAGGGCCCCGCCGATGCCGCCGCCAGCACCAAGTTTTGGGCCGACAAGGGCTGCACGTCGTTCAAAATGTATATGCACGCCACCCGCGCCGACCTGGCCGCCGTGGTGGCCGAAGCCCACCCGCGCCACCTCAAAATCACGGGCCACCTCTGCGCCCTCACCTACCGCGAGGCGGCCGAAATTGGCATCGACAACCTGGAGCACGGCTTCATGGCCAGCTCCGATTTCGTGCCCGGCAAAGCCGCTGATGCCTGCGACTATCCCGCCGCCCACCAGGCCCTGCAACGCCTGCCCGCCGACAGCCCGGCCATGGCGGACCTCATCAAGTTCTTGATTAGCAAAAACGTGGCCCTCACCTCCACGCTGCCCGTATTCGAGCCCTACACCGGCCGCGAAGTGGTGCTGGGTGGCGGTCTCGACGCCCTGATTCCGCAGCTGCAAGAGCGCGAAACCGCGGTCTGGCAGCAAAACCAGGGCAAGGACTCGGCCAGCGTGGCGCTGTTCAAAAAGGAGCAGGGCTGGGAAAAACAGTTCTCCGACGCCGGGGGCCTGCTCGTGGCCGGCACCGACCCCACCGGCGCGGGCCGCACCATCGCCGGCTATGCCAATCGCCGCGAAGTTGAACTGCTCGTCGAGGGCGGCTTCACCCCGCGCGAGGCCATTAAAATCTGCACCCTGAACGGGGCCCGCTACCTGGGCCGCGACAAAGAAATCGGTACCATCGAAGCCGGCAAGCAAGCCGACCTCGTGCTGATAAACGGCGACCCCGAGCAGGATATCCACCAGCTCCGCCAAATGGAAATTGTGTTCAAGTACGGCGTCGGCTTCGATTCGCCCAAGCTGTTCGAGTCGATGAAAGGCAAGGTGGGGCTGAATTAGCGCCGCTTCGGAGCCAGAGTATGTTCCGGCAATCAGCAGCGTGAATTACAAAATTCGCGCTGCTGATTGCCGGTCCCGCGACTGCTCCAACGGCCGCGTGGGCAGCCGAAGCCGCCCAGGAATTTGTTTGCTATGCGCTCCCGTTCACCGCCGCGATGTGCGCAAGGGTTTGCTTACTTTTTTAATCTTTATTTGGTAGTAGTCGAAAACGGGGTGGTCCGGCGACTTTTTCCGCTGTCGGACCACTCTTACGATGACCTGGAGTTGCTGTTTTTCAGTGAGGGTGGTCCGGCGAATTGCCCGAAGGGCTTCGGCGGACCACCCCGTTTTAAACCACCGCCCTTTATTTTATTATTCATGACTGAACCTGAATTGGTTACGCAAATCCACCCGCTCGCCCAACCCGCCCTCATCGTGCTGGCCGGCGCCACCGGCGACCTCGGCCACCGCATCGCGCAGCACCTCCTGCAACGCGGTGCCCGCGTGCGGGCCCTGGTGCGCCCCGGTAACACCAAGCCCGCAGTCGAAACCCTGCGCCAACAAGGCGCCACCATCGTGGAAGTCGATTTCAACGACGTGGGGGCCCTAACCTACGCCTGCGTTGATGCAGCTTGCGTGGTGTCGGCCGTATCGGGCCTGCGCGACGTGATTGTGGACTTGCAAACGCGGCTGCTCGACGCGGCCGTGGCCGCTGGCGTGCCCCGCTTCATCCCGTCCGACTACTCCATCGACTTCACCAAGCTCCCCACCGGCTCCAACCGCAACCTCGATCTGCGCCGCGAGTTCGGCCAGCGGCTCGATGGGGCCCCCATCGCCGCCACGTCCATCCTCAACGGCATGTTCATGGACCTGCTGACCGAGCAGGCGCCGATGGTCCTATTCGGCGTCCGGCGGGTGCTGTACTGGGGCAGCGCCGACCAGCCGCTCGACTTCACCACCATCGCCAACACCGCCGCCTTCACGGCTGCCGCCGCCCTCGACGCCACCACGCCCCGCTACCTGCGCGTGGCCGGCGAAGTTGCCACCGTCCGCGGCCTCCAGGCCGCCGCCACTACCGTCACGGGCCGCCGCTTCGGCCGCCTGCGGGCCGGCAGCCTGTGGCTCCTGAAGCTGATGATTCAGGCAACGCGCCGGCTCGCCCCGGCCCCCGACGAGGTATTCCCGCCCTGGCAGGGCATGCAGTACCTGCACAACATGTTCACCGGGGCCCCCAAACTCGCGCCCCTCGACAACGCCCGCTACCCCGAAATCCGGTGGACGCCACTGCGCGAAGTGCTGGCCACAGTACCCTAGCTTCCCCGGCAGCAAAAGCCCCGCCCGGCCCGCGCCAAAGCTGCTGAAGAAACGGAAGCTTCTGTTGGGCTGGTATTCAGCCCGCCGCCCCGCGCCCGGCGGGTGCCGCTGAGCGAAACGTGGGCTTTCGGGTAACTTTACCTCGGATAACTAAATACAGAGCCAAGATGAAAACCGTCAAAAAAGTCCAATCCGTAGAACCAAATATTACCGAACTCGGCAATGGGTGGCTGAAGCTTCATAAATTAAAGTATAAGCTGGAGCAGGAGTCGCTAAATTTTGAAATAGATAAAGCACTCTCGGATTACTTCACCAAAAACGGCGGATCTGGGTCTAATCGTCCCGATACAAAACTCTTGTTACAGGACAAGGACCTGAGTTTTTACCCTATTCTCATCGAATACAAGGGTTACAAGGAAAAGCTAGTAAAGCTCGATAGTGATGGGAGGGTAGAAAATAAAACCGCTAAAAATGAACCTCATTTTAACAATATAAACGGTTTTGCTGTAAACGGCGCGATACATTACGCAAATGGTTTGCTTCACCACACTAGTTACACTGATATAATTGCAATCGGTATGACTGGCTACAAAAGTGAAACAGGTGAATTAAAATTCGACATTGGCGTATATTATGTTTCCAAAACCAACTTTGGCGCTGGTCAATACGTGGGAGAATTTACGGATTTTTCCTTTCTAGCACCCAAGAATTTCGATTGGTTTGTTGGGAAAATAGGCGACTTGCACCTTTCCCCGGAGGAGATTGAAAATTTAAAGGAACAACGGGAAAAAGAGATTGATTCAAGTCTATTAAAGCTAAATAATGACATATATGAAAGTGAAAGCGGCCTGGCCGAAAGCGACCGTGTTTATCTGGTTGCAGCTTCCATAATTGCTACGCTGGGTGTTCCTGGCAAAGTAGCTCCCCTCGAAAAGACAGACCTTAAATCTTCCAGCGAAAGCGGCAACAGAGACGGGGACATAATTGTGAGGAAAATTAAATCTTTTTTGGACGAGAAAGCACTTCCTAAAGAAAAACAAGACCTTATCGTAAGAACACTACAAAACACGCTCACTACGGAGAACATCAATAAAATAGTAGATGGTGAAACGCAACTAAAAAGGGTCTTTTCTAAAATCGTCGATGATTTAGGAATTTACTATAAAATTGGTTTAACAACTGATTTTACTGGTAAGCTTTTCAACGAGATGTACGGCTGGCTTGGCTTTACCCAAGACAAGCTGAATGATGTGGTTCTGACACCTTCTCATGTAGCCAATCTTCTGGTTAAATTGGCTAGGGTCAACAAAGACTCTTACGTATGGGATTTTGCTACGGGTTCGGCTGGTCTCTTAGTTGCGGCAATGAACGAAATGCTTGTAGATGCTAAGAATACTATTAGCTCACGGGATGAACTCACCCAGAAAGAACTAAGCATAAAAGCTGAACAGTTATTAGGTTTAGAGCTTTTATCGAGCATTTATATGCTGGCGATACTAAACATGATTTTGATGGGCGACGGGAGTTCAAATATCCTAAATATAGACTCAATCAAGGATTTTGACGGAAAGTATAGTTTTGGTAAAACAAATACGCTATTTCCGGCTGACGCTTTGGTGCTGAATCCCCCATACTCCGCTCAAGGCAACGGAATGAATTTCGTTGAGAAGGCATTGGGTATGATGAATAAAGGCTATGCAGCCATTATCATTCAAAATTCTGCGGGGTCGGGAAAAGCAGTAGCTTATAATAAAAGGATTTTGGAGAAAAATACACTTTTGGCAAGTATAAAAATGCCAGTAGACATTTTTATTGGTAAGTCCAGTGTGCAAACCAATATTTATGTTTTTAAGGTAAATGAAAAACATCATCGGGATGAAATGGTGAAGTTTATCAATTTCTCCAATGATGGTTACACCAGAACCAGCCGTAAGAAAGCCAGTAACAATTTGAAAGATTCAGACCGGGCGAAGCAACGGTATGATGAGATTGTAAACTTAGTCCGTTTCGGGCGAAGCAAGCTTGATATTTTCACGAACAAAGAATATTATGAAGGTAAGATTGACCCAACTAGCGGTGTGGATTGGAATCAAAGCGCACCAACTGATACCAAGACAATACTTCGGGATTTTCAGAAAACACTAAGTGACCATATGTTGTGGGATATTTCTGGTATTATTAAACAAACGAACACAGAAGCAGAGGTACTGGCGAAATTAAATAATAAACTGCAAGAAAATAATTGGGTAGAGTTTAAACTGGATGATTTATTCAAAAAGGCTAAAATAAAATCCTTGAAGTATAAAGCTTCGGAACTGCCTAGCGAAGCGACAGAAGATTTCGCTCTGGCTGCCTTGACCGCTGGTATCCAAAATCAGGGTTTAAATAATTTCGTGCCGAGCCATGGTGCAACTATTTTAAAAAATGTTATATCAATTTCTGCAAATGGTGCAAATACAGGAGCCACTTTTTTCCAGAGCAAAGAGTTTACAGTTTTGCAGGATGCTTATGTTATAGAATGGAATTATAACAATGAAGAACTATCCAATAATCAATACCTTTTTCTGACCGCTGCTATCTCCAAAACAATTTATGGTAACTACGAGTGGACTAACAAAGCCTCTTGGGAAAGAATAAAATCCCAAAAAATTCAATTGCCTACCAAGGGTCAAAAAATAGATTTTGAGTTCATGGAAGCCTTTGTGGCTGAACTCGAAGCTGAACGTATAGGGGTCATTGAATCATATTTAAACAAATACAAAAAGGCAACAAAAGAGCAAGTTGAGCATCGTTAATACAAGCGAAACGCCGCTTTGTCTGGTTCTAATATTTTTTGCCCAAATTCAAACCGCCAAAAAGTCCGCTTTCTGCCTCTCGCACCCCATTTGCTATCCTTCTCGTACAACTTCCTAACCCGAAGCACCTACTAGAACCTAGCACTCATGGACTTTAAAAACTTTACCATTAAGGCGCAGGAGGCCGTGCAGAAGGCCACCGAAATTGCTGGGGCCAACCAGCAGCAGGCCATCGAAACGGGTCATTTGCTGAAGGCCCTGCTCCAGAACGACGAGAACACCCTGGCGTTTCTGGGTAAGAAGCTGGGCGCCAACATGGCCAACCTCGGCCAGCGCCTCGACGCCATTGTGGCCGCCTACCCCAAAGTGAGCGGCGGCTCGCCCTACCTCGCCAACGACACGGCCAACGCCGTGCAGCGCGCCAACACCCAGATGAAGGAGATGGGCGACGAGTTCGTCTCCGTCGAGCACCTGCTGCTGGGTATCCTCGGCGGCAAGGACAGCGCTGCTACCCTGCTCAAAGACAACGGCTTCAGCGAGAAAGACCTGAAAGCCGCTATCCAGGAGTTGCGCGGGGGCCGCAAGGTCACGAGCCAAACTGCCGAAGAGCAATACCAGAGCCTGAACCGCTACGCCGTCAACCTGAACGAGCGGGTGCGCCAGGGCAAGATGGACCCCGTAATCGGGCGCGACGATGAAATCCGCCGCGTGCTCCAGATTCTGTCGCGCCGCACCAAAAACAACCCCGTGCTGCTCGGCGAGCCTGGCGTGGGCAAAACCGCCATTGCCGAGGGCCTGGCCCAGCGCATCGTGGCCGGCGACGTGCCCGAAAACCTGAAAGATAAAACCTTGATGAGTCTCGACCTGGGCCTGCTCGTGGCCGGGGCCAAGTTCAAGGGCGAATTCGAGGAGCGCCTCAAGTCCGTCATCAAGGAAGTGACCGACTCGGAGGGGCAGATTTTGCTTTTTATCGACGAAATACACACCCTGATTGGGGCCGGCGGGGGCGGCGAGGGCGCCATGGATGCGGCCAACCTGCTGAAGCCCGCCCTGGCCCGCGGCGAGCTGCACGCCATCGGCGCCACCACGCTCAAGGAATACCAGAAGTACATCGAGAAGGACAAGGCCCTGGAGCGCCGCTTCCAGGCCGTGATGGTGGACGAGCCGAGCCAGCCCGATGCCATCAGCATCCTGCGCGGCATCAAGGAAAAGTACGAGTTGCACCACGGCGTGCGCATCACCGACGACGCCGTGATTGCGGCCGTGGAGCTGAGCAGCCGCTACATCACCGACCGCTTCCTACCCGACAAAGCCATCGACCTGATGGACGAGGCCGCCGCCAAGCTACGCATTGAGATGAACTCCATGCCCGAGGAACTGGACGAGGTGCAGCGCCGTATTATGCAGCTCGAAATTGAGCGCGAGGCCATGCGCCGCGAAGAAAACCACGACCGCGAGGCCGTGCTGAGCAAAGACTTATCGGAGCTGAACGAGCAGCGTGACTCATTGAAGGCCAAGTGGGAAGGCGAGAAAGCCGTTCTCACTGGCATCCAGACCGAGAAGGAAAACATCGAGCGCTTTAAAACCGAAGCCGAGCAAGCCGAGCGCCAGGGCGACTACGGCCGCGTGGCCGAGCTGCGCTACGGCAAAATCCAAGAGGCCGAGCAGCGCCTGAAAACCTTGCAGGACGAAGCCAGCGCTACCAAAGACGGCGGCGCGATGCTGCAAGAAGTGGTGACCAGCGAGGACATTGCCGAAGTAGTGGCCAAGTGGACCGGTATCCCGGTAAGCAAAATGCTGCAAGCCGACCGCGACAAGCTGCTCAACCTCGAAACCGAGCTGGGCAAGCGCGTGGCGGGCCAGACCGAGGCCATCGCGGCCATTTCGGACGCCGTGCGCCGCTCGCGCGCCGGCCTGCAAGACCCCAAGCGGCCGATAGGCTCGTTCATCTTCCTGGGCACCACCGGCGTGGGCAAAACCGAGCTGGCCAAGGCCCTGGCCGAGTACCTATTCAACGACGAAAACGCCCTGGTGCGCATTGACATGAGCGAGTACCAGGAGCGCCACGCAACC is a window from the Hymenobacter nivis genome containing:
- a CDS encoding DUF6600 domain-containing protein is translated as MLPRLKFAAIALLLAAGSLLTGPARAQAPPPTDAVSYQTFYDALSPYGIWVNDPDYGYAWVPGAGPDFQPYRTNGHWVYTDYGWTWVSDYQWGWAPFHYGRWRYSDGYGWLWVPGYTWGPAWVAWRQSAGYYGWAPLGPPPVRNGVHINIGFSFSFGDAPAVPDRWCFVPAAYVASPRIATYYVLPAQTTVVYNNTTVIHNTYVNNNVNVNNTNNTTVVNNGGPGHSDDDRRTGAARGGLGQPAYPAGPARAEVEKATGQAIKPLAVTNRTTPGTGFQGQSLALYRPQVAAPPRRPDRGSGAGPVAAPAPAPQKVMPLAEAATQAHRASNANRGLMRDNAVQHLSSTDPNPIQDARARQAATRPPGQAAAPGTPGPVPNGKAPAKGNPAPDATASPNATASPNPAGAPSLTGAPNPANSNLNARPNRPARLDGQPDGNPSPGNGNGSPVPPAPRQPQAVPANPRPHNAPPDHAANPQLGPPGRGNQPSIPNGGLAPNNAPPTNRAQRPAPQPNQQPPTGQLALRPANQQRPPATARPQAAPRPGPARAPAPRPAAPHPGEGEHEHR
- a CDS encoding amidohydrolase family protein encodes the protein MKKVYQLRLVLGALLGLAAAAPGRAQVPPAFTPQVQAFIKVNAPVVALTDAKVIDGTGRPALLHQTVLLRGGRIAQVGPTKKVKVPPGAQVISCTGKTLIPGLVMLHEHLYYTMPAGGLFNIAQMPYSFPRLYLAGGATTIRTAGSIEPQTDLAIQRLIGEGKFIGPDMDVTAPYMEEPGMDIPALNTIKGPADAAASTKFWADKGCTSFKMYMHATRADLAAVVAEAHPRHLKITGHLCALTYREAAEIGIDNLEHGFMASSDFVPGKAADACDYPAAHQALQRLPADSPAMADLIKFLISKNVALTSTLPVFEPYTGREVVLGGGLDALIPQLQERETAVWQQNQGKDSASVALFKKEQGWEKQFSDAGGLLVAGTDPTGAGRTIAGYANRREVELLVEGGFTPREAIKICTLNGARYLGRDKEIGTIEAGKQADLVLINGDPEQDIHQLRQMEIVFKYGVGFDSPKLFESMKGKVGLN
- a CDS encoding NmrA family NAD(P)-binding protein, which produces MTEPELVTQIHPLAQPALIVLAGATGDLGHRIAQHLLQRGARVRALVRPGNTKPAVETLRQQGATIVEVDFNDVGALTYACVDAACVVSAVSGLRDVIVDLQTRLLDAAVAAGVPRFIPSDYSIDFTKLPTGSNRNLDLRREFGQRLDGAPIAATSILNGMFMDLLTEQAPMVLFGVRRVLYWGSADQPLDFTTIANTAAFTAAAALDATTPRYLRVAGEVATVRGLQAAATTVTGRRFGRLRAGSLWLLKLMIQATRRLAPAPDEVFPPWQGMQYLHNMFTGAPKLAPLDNARYPEIRWTPLREVLATVP
- a CDS encoding N-6 DNA methylase encodes the protein MKTVKKVQSVEPNITELGNGWLKLHKLKYKLEQESLNFEIDKALSDYFTKNGGSGSNRPDTKLLLQDKDLSFYPILIEYKGYKEKLVKLDSDGRVENKTAKNEPHFNNINGFAVNGAIHYANGLLHHTSYTDIIAIGMTGYKSETGELKFDIGVYYVSKTNFGAGQYVGEFTDFSFLAPKNFDWFVGKIGDLHLSPEEIENLKEQREKEIDSSLLKLNNDIYESESGLAESDRVYLVAASIIATLGVPGKVAPLEKTDLKSSSESGNRDGDIIVRKIKSFLDEKALPKEKQDLIVRTLQNTLTTENINKIVDGETQLKRVFSKIVDDLGIYYKIGLTTDFTGKLFNEMYGWLGFTQDKLNDVVLTPSHVANLLVKLARVNKDSYVWDFATGSAGLLVAAMNEMLVDAKNTISSRDELTQKELSIKAEQLLGLELLSSIYMLAILNMILMGDGSSNILNIDSIKDFDGKYSFGKTNTLFPADALVLNPPYSAQGNGMNFVEKALGMMNKGYAAIIIQNSAGSGKAVAYNKRILEKNTLLASIKMPVDIFIGKSSVQTNIYVFKVNEKHHRDEMVKFINFSNDGYTRTSRKKASNNLKDSDRAKQRYDEIVNLVRFGRSKLDIFTNKEYYEGKIDPTSGVDWNQSAPTDTKTILRDFQKTLSDHMLWDISGIIKQTNTEAEVLAKLNNKLQENNWVEFKLDDLFKKAKIKSLKYKASELPSEATEDFALAALTAGIQNQGLNNFVPSHGATILKNVISISANGANTGATFFQSKEFTVLQDAYVIEWNYNNEELSNNQYLFLTAAISKTIYGNYEWTNKASWERIKSQKIQLPTKGQKIDFEFMEAFVAELEAERIGVIESYLNKYKKATKEQVEHR
- the clpB gene encoding ATP-dependent chaperone ClpB gives rise to the protein MDFKNFTIKAQEAVQKATEIAGANQQQAIETGHLLKALLQNDENTLAFLGKKLGANMANLGQRLDAIVAAYPKVSGGSPYLANDTANAVQRANTQMKEMGDEFVSVEHLLLGILGGKDSAATLLKDNGFSEKDLKAAIQELRGGRKVTSQTAEEQYQSLNRYAVNLNERVRQGKMDPVIGRDDEIRRVLQILSRRTKNNPVLLGEPGVGKTAIAEGLAQRIVAGDVPENLKDKTLMSLDLGLLVAGAKFKGEFEERLKSVIKEVTDSEGQILLFIDEIHTLIGAGGGGEGAMDAANLLKPALARGELHAIGATTLKEYQKYIEKDKALERRFQAVMVDEPSQPDAISILRGIKEKYELHHGVRITDDAVIAAVELSSRYITDRFLPDKAIDLMDEAAAKLRIEMNSMPEELDEVQRRIMQLEIEREAMRREENHDREAVLSKDLSELNEQRDSLKAKWEGEKAVLTGIQTEKENIERFKTEAEQAERQGDYGRVAELRYGKIQEAEQRLKTLQDEASATKDGGAMLQEVVTSEDIAEVVAKWTGIPVSKMLQADRDKLLNLETELGKRVAGQTEAIAAISDAVRRSRAGLQDPKRPIGSFIFLGTTGVGKTELAKALAEYLFNDENALVRIDMSEYQERHATSRLIGAPPGYVGYDEGGQLTEAVRRKPYSVVLLDEIEKAHPDVFNILLQVLDDGRLTDNKGRVANFKNTIIIMTSNTGADIIQRNFKELNEYNHEEVVDRTRDEVMDRLKEHMRPEFLNRIDEIVMFQPLKRKEIRRIVDIQFRQIQQRLQEAGISLEATSEVLDYLGEQGFDPQFGARPLKRVLQRVILNELSKEILSGKVSKDAVVEAVLEDGAVKFENVEMPAV